One Actinoplanes missouriensis 431 DNA segment encodes these proteins:
- a CDS encoding acyl carrier protein produces MATREEITSGLAEILEEVAGVNPDDVAEGKSFTDDLDVDSLSMVEVVVAAEEKFGVKIPDNEVQNLKTVGDAVTYIEANH; encoded by the coding sequence ATGGCAACTCGCGAAGAGATCACCTCCGGCCTCGCCGAGATCCTCGAGGAGGTCGCCGGGGTGAACCCGGACGACGTCGCCGAGGGTAAGTCCTTCACCGACGACCTGGACGTCGACTCGCTGTCCATGGTCGAGGTCGTCGTTGCGGCCGAGGAGAAGTTCGGCGTCAAGATCCCCGACAACGAGGTCCAGAACCTCAAGACCGTCGGCGATGCCGTCACCTACATCGAGGCAAACCACTGA
- a CDS encoding DUF3145 domain-containing protein, which produces MPTCGVVYVHSTPLAVCQHVEWAIARVLTAPVNLQWTVQPVDPSMRRAECSWTGRAGTGAELAAALRQWPMIRFEVTEEPSAGLDGERFMHVPGRGLFHGVMGASGDIQIGEDRLRAIMTSARAPEALAHALDKALGTAWDAELEPYRYAGDGAPVTLLTRVG; this is translated from the coding sequence GTGCCAACGTGTGGCGTCGTATACGTCCACTCGACTCCACTCGCCGTGTGCCAGCATGTCGAGTGGGCGATCGCGCGCGTCCTGACCGCGCCGGTCAATCTGCAATGGACCGTGCAACCGGTCGATCCGAGCATGCGCCGAGCCGAGTGCAGCTGGACCGGTCGAGCCGGTACTGGTGCCGAGCTGGCTGCTGCCCTCCGGCAGTGGCCCATGATCCGCTTCGAGGTCACCGAGGAGCCCAGCGCGGGCCTTGACGGCGAGCGGTTCATGCACGTCCCCGGGCGCGGCCTCTTCCATGGGGTGATGGGCGCTTCTGGAGACATCCAGATCGGCGAGGACCGGCTGCGGGCCATCATGACCTCGGCGCGTGCGCCCGAGGCGCTGGCGCACGCCCTGGACAAGGCGCTCGGCACCGCGTGGGACGCCGAGCTCGAGCCGTATCGGTACGCCGGCGACGGCGCTCCCGTGACACTGCTCACCCGGGTCGGCTGA
- a CDS encoding ACP S-malonyltransferase: MLAVLSPGQGSQKPGFLIPWLALPGAEDRLRAWSALAGVDLVHLGTEAGADEIKDTARTQPLLVAAALLAGEQLGMDGVGVVAGHSVGELGASALAGVLTPDAAITLAGVRGREMAAACALEPTGMSAVLGGDADEVVTAIEKNGLYPANRNGAGQIVAAGSLPGLADLAAAPPAKARVIALAVAGAFHTPYMAPAEAALAAVAPGITVGDPVRTLLSNFDGKPVTDGGEVLRRLVRQVIAPVRWDLCMASLRELGVTGVIELPPAGTLAGLVKRELKGDGAPEIVTLNTPDDLPAARDLIARHGGNQGGAR; encoded by the coding sequence GTGCTCGCCGTACTCTCCCCCGGCCAAGGCTCGCAGAAGCCCGGCTTCCTGATTCCCTGGCTCGCCCTACCCGGCGCCGAAGACCGCCTCCGTGCGTGGTCGGCGCTCGCCGGCGTGGATCTGGTCCACCTCGGCACCGAGGCCGGCGCCGACGAGATCAAGGACACTGCCCGGACGCAACCGCTGCTGGTCGCGGCCGCGCTGCTCGCCGGCGAACAGCTCGGGATGGACGGCGTCGGCGTCGTCGCCGGCCACAGCGTCGGCGAGCTCGGCGCGTCCGCGCTGGCCGGCGTGCTCACCCCGGATGCCGCGATCACCCTGGCCGGCGTGCGCGGACGGGAGATGGCCGCCGCCTGCGCCCTCGAGCCCACCGGCATGAGCGCGGTTCTCGGCGGCGATGCGGACGAGGTCGTCACCGCGATCGAGAAAAACGGGTTGTACCCGGCGAACCGCAACGGCGCCGGCCAGATCGTCGCGGCCGGGTCGCTGCCCGGACTCGCCGACCTCGCGGCTGCCCCACCGGCCAAGGCTCGGGTCATCGCGCTGGCGGTGGCGGGCGCGTTCCACACGCCGTACATGGCGCCCGCCGAGGCCGCCCTGGCGGCCGTGGCGCCCGGCATCACCGTGGGCGACCCGGTCCGGACCCTGCTGTCGAACTTCGACGGCAAGCCGGTCACCGACGGCGGCGAGGTGCTCCGGCGCCTGGTCCGCCAGGTGATCGCACCGGTCCGCTGGGACCTGTGCATGGCCTCGCTGCGCGAGCTCGGCGTCACCGGTGTGATCGAGCTGCCGCCCGCCGGGACCCTGGCCGGCCTGGTCAAGCGGGAGCTGAAGGGCGACGGCGCTCCCGAGATCGTCACCCTGAACACCCCGGACGACCTGCCCGCCGCCCGCGACCTGATCGCCCGCCACGGCGGAAACCAAGGAGGAGCACGATGA
- the fabF gene encoding beta-ketoacyl-ACP synthase II: MSNVDVVVTGLGATTPLGGDVASTWDAMLAGRSGVGPLTQEWAGQLPVRIAAQLAVEPSTLIERVKMRRLDRSEAMALIAAKEAWADSGLADSGLDPERLAVSLGSGIGGATTLLDQDDILEQSGPRRVSPHTVPMLMPNGPAAWVGIELGARGGVRAMASACATGAEAVSLGLDLIRAGRADVVVAGGVEAVVHPLPLAGFASMRAMSTRNDEPEKASRPWDKNRDGFVLGEGGGVIILERADHAAARGAHVYARLLGAGITSDGYDIVQPDPECKGGIRAMGMALRDAGLTGADIQHVNAHATSTPAGDMGEVLGIKTAVGDHPVLTSTKSMSGHLLGAAGAIESIATILALRDGVVPPTINLDDPDERLILDVAAHKARPLEISAAMNNSFGFGGHNVALVFARA, encoded by the coding sequence ATGAGCAACGTAGACGTCGTCGTCACCGGGCTCGGCGCGACGACCCCGCTGGGCGGGGACGTCGCGTCCACCTGGGACGCCATGCTCGCGGGACGCTCCGGGGTCGGCCCGCTCACTCAAGAGTGGGCGGGTCAGCTCCCGGTGCGGATCGCCGCACAACTCGCCGTGGAGCCGTCCACGCTGATCGAGCGGGTCAAGATGCGCCGCCTCGACCGGTCCGAGGCGATGGCTCTGATCGCGGCCAAGGAGGCCTGGGCCGACTCCGGCCTGGCCGACTCCGGCCTCGACCCGGAGCGCCTCGCGGTCAGCCTCGGCAGCGGCATCGGCGGCGCCACCACGCTGCTGGACCAGGACGACATCCTGGAACAGTCCGGTCCGCGCCGGGTCAGCCCGCACACCGTGCCGATGCTGATGCCCAACGGACCGGCCGCCTGGGTCGGCATCGAGCTGGGCGCCCGCGGTGGCGTCCGGGCCATGGCCAGCGCCTGCGCCACGGGCGCGGAAGCCGTGTCCCTCGGTCTCGACCTGATCCGTGCCGGCCGCGCCGACGTGGTGGTGGCCGGTGGCGTCGAAGCCGTCGTGCACCCGCTGCCGCTCGCCGGTTTCGCCTCGATGCGTGCCATGTCGACGCGCAACGACGAGCCGGAGAAGGCGTCGCGCCCGTGGGACAAGAACCGGGACGGCTTCGTCCTCGGTGAGGGTGGTGGCGTCATCATCCTGGAGCGCGCCGACCACGCGGCGGCCCGCGGCGCACATGTCTACGCCCGTCTTCTCGGCGCCGGCATCACCTCGGACGGCTACGACATCGTCCAGCCGGACCCGGAGTGCAAGGGTGGCATCCGCGCGATGGGGATGGCACTGCGCGACGCCGGTCTGACCGGCGCGGACATCCAGCACGTCAACGCGCACGCCACCTCGACGCCGGCCGGTGACATGGGCGAGGTCCTGGGCATCAAGACCGCCGTCGGCGATCACCCGGTGCTCACCTCGACCAAGTCGATGAGCGGTCACCTGCTCGGCGCGGCCGGTGCGATCGAGTCGATCGCCACCATCCTCGCCCTGCGGGACGGCGTCGTGCCCCCGACCATCAACCTCGACGACCCGGACGAGCGTCTGATCCTCGACGTGGCGGCGCACAAGGCGCGGCCGCTGGAGATCTCGGCGGCGATGAACAACTCGTTCGGTTTCGGCGGCCACAACGTCGCGCTGGTCTTCGCCCGCGCGTAA
- a CDS encoding carbonic anhydrase — protein sequence MAAIREAQILTPAEALSRLVTGNKRFVYGNPRYGHDVTQAAATAGGQQPHSLVLGCIDSRVPLEAIFDQSFGSICVARSGAHVLDRSLIGSAGFAVASLGVSLVVVVGHKRCGAVNATVQALRDGVVSDDEVGYLVDQLAPAVREVGLDDEDAAEKAIRSHVIRTTERLRKVHTLSEPLAAGRLNVVGAIYDLDSGWVEFLS from the coding sequence ATGGCGGCCATCCGAGAAGCCCAGATCCTCACTCCTGCCGAAGCGCTGAGCAGGCTGGTGACGGGCAACAAGCGTTTCGTGTACGGCAATCCCCGTTACGGCCACGACGTGACCCAGGCGGCAGCGACCGCGGGCGGGCAGCAGCCGCACTCGCTGGTGCTCGGCTGCATCGACTCGCGGGTTCCCCTCGAGGCCATCTTCGACCAGTCGTTCGGCTCGATCTGCGTGGCCCGATCCGGCGCGCACGTGCTGGACCGCTCGCTGATCGGCTCGGCCGGGTTCGCGGTCGCCTCGCTCGGCGTCTCACTGGTGGTCGTGGTCGGCCACAAGCGCTGCGGCGCGGTGAACGCCACGGTCCAGGCGCTGCGCGACGGCGTGGTCTCCGACGACGAGGTGGGTTACCTGGTCGACCAGCTGGCCCCGGCGGTGCGCGAGGTCGGCCTGGACGACGAGGATGCCGCCGAGAAGGCGATCCGTTCCCACGTCATCCGGACCACCGAGCGGCTACGCAAGGTGCACACCCTGTCCGAGCCCCTCGCGGCCGGCCGCCTGAACGTGGTGGGCGCGATCTACGACCTGGACAGCGGCTGGGTAGAGTTCCTGTCCTGA
- a CDS encoding alpha/beta fold hydrolase — translation MPQRSEITLADGVRLHVSVSGPADAAVTVVLLHGWCLDRRTWRDQVAALGGMGGKAPRVIAYDTRGHGRSGHTRLGSATLDQLGDDLAEVLRRFAPTGPVVLAGHSMGGMTIMEFAHRHPEEFSSRVAGLLLVSTTAEGHTHTHYGLPARVAGLLRAGETLGAGVLARSGAWRPHRMMLPALRPAIQWLLFGDDCAEAALKVTMGGIGRASLRSIGGFRESVGAQQRLDTLAALGGVPATVMVGDRDRLTPPACAESIADALPGARLEILPGAGHMLPLERPDEVSTALVTIVRRAARAAKRSRRAAGEATTRCRRAA, via the coding sequence ATGCCCCAGCGTTCGGAGATCACCCTCGCCGACGGCGTCCGGCTGCACGTGAGCGTTTCCGGACCGGCCGACGCAGCGGTGACAGTCGTGCTGCTGCACGGCTGGTGCCTGGACCGGCGGACCTGGCGTGACCAGGTGGCGGCCCTCGGCGGGATGGGCGGCAAGGCTCCGCGCGTGATCGCCTACGACACCCGCGGGCACGGGCGGTCCGGGCACACCCGGCTCGGCTCGGCCACCCTCGACCAGCTCGGCGACGACCTGGCGGAGGTGCTGCGGCGGTTCGCGCCGACCGGCCCGGTGGTCCTCGCCGGGCACTCGATGGGCGGCATGACGATCATGGAGTTCGCGCACCGGCACCCCGAGGAGTTCTCGTCCCGGGTGGCGGGCCTGCTGCTGGTCTCCACCACGGCCGAGGGCCACACCCACACCCACTACGGCCTGCCTGCCCGCGTCGCGGGGCTGCTGCGCGCCGGTGAGACCCTCGGCGCGGGTGTGCTCGCCCGCTCCGGCGCCTGGCGCCCGCACCGGATGATGCTGCCGGCCCTGCGCCCGGCCATCCAGTGGCTGCTCTTCGGCGACGACTGCGCCGAGGCCGCCCTCAAGGTGACGATGGGCGGCATCGGCCGGGCCTCGCTGCGCTCGATCGGAGGCTTCCGTGAGTCGGTCGGCGCCCAGCAGCGGCTGGACACCCTCGCCGCGCTCGGCGGCGTGCCGGCCACGGTCATGGTCGGCGACCGGGACCGGCTGACCCCGCCGGCCTGCGCCGAGTCGATCGCCGACGCGCTGCCCGGCGCCCGGCTGGAGATCCTGCCCGGCGCCGGCCACATGCTGCCCCTGGAGCGGCCGGACGAGGTCTCCACGGCGCTCGTCACCATCGTCCGGCGGGCCGCGCGTGCGGCGAAACGCAGCCGCCGCGCCGCCGGGGAGGCCACCACCCGCTGCCGCCGGGCCGCTTAG
- a CDS encoding beta-ketoacyl-ACP synthase III, producing MTAGSRIVAMGHYQPSRVVTNDDLAMTLDTNDAWIRDRVGIAERRIAENETVADMATYAAEKALASSGLSAADIDLVTVATCTSIDRCPNVAARVAARLGITAPAAYDLNTACSGFSYALGTADHAIRAGAARNALVIGAEKLSDVTDWSNRTTAVLFGDAAGAAVVSAVPDGEEAGVGPVLWGSAPDKGDVLRIEGWQPYIEQEGQVVFRWATTALAPFAIEACRRAGVEPSELAAFVPHQANTRIIDGIVKRLGLSPDAIIAKDLVNSGNTSAASVPLALSKLIERREVPSGSHVLLFGFGGGLTYAGQVVRCP from the coding sequence ATGACCGCGGGTTCCCGCATCGTCGCGATGGGCCACTACCAGCCCTCGCGCGTGGTCACGAACGACGACCTGGCCATGACCCTGGACACCAATGACGCGTGGATCCGGGACCGGGTCGGCATCGCCGAGCGGCGCATCGCCGAGAACGAGACGGTCGCCGACATGGCGACCTACGCGGCGGAGAAGGCGCTCGCGAGCTCCGGCCTCAGCGCGGCCGACATCGATCTGGTGACCGTCGCGACCTGCACGTCGATCGACCGCTGCCCGAACGTCGCGGCCCGGGTCGCGGCCCGGCTCGGCATCACGGCTCCGGCCGCCTACGACCTGAACACCGCGTGCTCCGGTTTCTCGTACGCACTGGGCACCGCCGACCACGCGATCCGTGCCGGCGCAGCCCGCAACGCCCTGGTGATCGGCGCGGAGAAGCTCTCCGACGTCACCGACTGGTCCAACCGCACGACCGCCGTGCTCTTCGGTGACGCCGCGGGCGCCGCGGTGGTCTCCGCGGTTCCGGACGGTGAGGAGGCCGGCGTCGGCCCGGTGCTCTGGGGTTCCGCCCCGGACAAGGGCGACGTGCTGCGGATCGAGGGCTGGCAGCCGTACATCGAGCAGGAGGGCCAGGTGGTCTTCCGCTGGGCCACCACCGCGCTCGCCCCGTTCGCGATCGAGGCCTGCCGGCGGGCCGGCGTCGAGCCCTCTGAGCTGGCGGCTTTCGTGCCGCACCAGGCAAACACCCGGATCATCGACGGCATCGTGAAGCGGCTCGGACTGAGCCCCGACGCGATCATCGCAAAAGATCTGGTCAATTCAGGCAACACCTCAGCGGCAAGTGTGCCGTTGGCACTGTCGAAGCTCATCGAGCGGCGCGAGGTCCCCTCTGGTTCCCACGTGCTGCTCTTCGGCTTCGGCGGCGGCCTCACCTACGCCGGCCAGGTCGTCCGCTGCCCCTAG
- a CDS encoding glycoside hydrolase family 3 protein, whose translation MACVKNVLRAALAVPLLLLSGACGNDEPAPTAPTSAAPQASPSMQAQPSASAGLVINADPAARAAEVVTRLSDEDLAGQVLMPYAYGSYATSVDKGAQAGNQQLAGVNTPAEMIEKFKLGGLILVGFTPDDPTGDTNPTTNVENPKQVRELTRGLQQAALKLPAAAPLMIGTDQEYGVVTRITEGVTMLPSAMAAGAAGQPSLTEVAWRAAGEELAAMGITVDFAPVADTIMPKGGGLIGSRSFGSDAKANAAQVTAAVRGLQGAGVTAALKHFPGHGHTSGDSHDELPVIKQSRKAWETQDLPPFRSGVEAGAGIVMSGHLDLEAVDKGTAATFSHKIMTDVLRKDLKFTGVAISDAMNMAPAKKWPSGEAAVRALNAGNDMLLMPPDIAGARDGILAGLKSGSLKRERLVEAVTRILTLKFRTEIRNQPDLEVVGSSAHARSVGALDAASITVLRGKCSGPLVNGAVTVTAPASRELARVTMVRALQESGVKVQADGGAKIRLVGYGDTAVDLDDSAAITVMMDMPSLLSLSRSPTLIATYSSSKLSLTALAAVIAGKAKAPGKSPIEVTGLKRSACVK comes from the coding sequence ATGGCGTGCGTGAAAAACGTGCTCCGCGCCGCTCTGGCCGTACCCTTGCTGTTGTTGTCCGGAGCATGCGGAAACGATGAGCCGGCGCCGACCGCACCCACCTCCGCGGCGCCGCAGGCGTCGCCCTCGATGCAGGCTCAGCCGTCGGCCAGCGCCGGTCTGGTGATCAATGCCGACCCGGCCGCCCGGGCCGCCGAGGTGGTGACCCGGCTCAGCGACGAGGACCTCGCCGGGCAGGTGCTGATGCCGTATGCCTACGGCAGTTACGCCACCTCCGTCGACAAGGGCGCCCAGGCCGGCAACCAGCAGCTGGCCGGCGTGAACACCCCTGCCGAGATGATCGAGAAGTTCAAGCTGGGCGGCCTGATCCTGGTCGGTTTCACCCCGGACGACCCGACCGGCGACACCAACCCGACCACGAACGTGGAGAACCCCAAGCAGGTCCGCGAGCTCACCCGCGGCCTGCAGCAGGCGGCGCTGAAACTGCCCGCCGCTGCGCCCTTGATGATCGGCACCGACCAGGAGTACGGCGTGGTCACCCGGATCACCGAGGGCGTCACCATGCTGCCGTCGGCGATGGCCGCGGGCGCCGCCGGCCAGCCCAGCCTCACCGAGGTGGCATGGCGCGCGGCCGGCGAGGAGCTGGCCGCGATGGGGATCACCGTCGACTTCGCACCGGTCGCCGACACGATCATGCCGAAAGGCGGCGGGCTGATCGGCTCCCGCTCGTTCGGCTCGGACGCCAAGGCGAACGCCGCCCAGGTCACCGCCGCGGTGCGCGGCCTGCAGGGCGCCGGCGTCACGGCCGCCCTCAAGCACTTCCCGGGGCACGGGCACACCAGCGGGGACAGCCACGACGAGCTGCCGGTGATCAAGCAGAGCCGCAAGGCGTGGGAGACGCAGGACCTGCCGCCGTTCCGGTCCGGCGTCGAGGCGGGGGCCGGCATCGTGATGTCCGGCCACCTCGACCTGGAGGCGGTCGACAAGGGCACGGCCGCCACCTTCTCCCACAAGATCATGACCGACGTCCTGCGCAAGGACCTCAAGTTCACCGGGGTCGCGATCAGCGACGCGATGAACATGGCGCCGGCGAAGAAGTGGCCGTCCGGCGAGGCCGCGGTCCGCGCGCTCAACGCGGGCAACGACATGCTGCTGATGCCGCCGGACATCGCGGGCGCCCGGGACGGCATCCTGGCCGGTCTGAAAAGCGGCAGCCTCAAGCGGGAACGACTGGTCGAGGCGGTCACCCGGATCCTCACCCTGAAGTTCCGCACCGAGATCCGGAACCAGCCGGACCTCGAGGTGGTCGGCTCGTCCGCGCACGCCCGCTCGGTCGGCGCGCTGGACGCCGCCTCGATCACCGTCCTCCGCGGCAAGTGCTCCGGCCCGCTGGTCAACGGCGCTGTCACGGTCACCGCCCCGGCGTCGCGCGAGCTGGCCCGGGTCACCATGGTCCGCGCCCTGCAGGAGTCGGGCGTGAAGGTGCAGGCCGACGGCGGTGCGAAGATCCGCCTGGTCGGCTACGGGGACACCGCCGTCGACCTGGACGACTCCGCCGCGATCACGGTGATGATGGACATGCCGTCGCTGCTCAGCCTGTCCCGCTCGCCGACGCTGATCGCCACGTACTCGTCGAGCAAGCTCTCGCTGACCGCGCTCGCCGCGGTGATCGCGGGCAAGGCGAAGGCGCCCGGCAAGTCGCCGATCGAGGTGACCGGCCTGAAGCGCAGCGCCTGCGTGAAGTAA
- a CDS encoding acyl-CoA carboxylase subunit beta, whose translation MQDAAVDHRDPESRLRAFFDRGTTRLLVPRDDSGVLFARGDVDGATAIAFATDATRMGGALGIEGCSRIVAAIDRAVRERLPVTGLWHSGGARLAEGVVGLDGVGQIFAAIVRASGRVPQISVVLGPSAGGAAYGPALTDIVIMSEAGRIFATGPEVVRSVTGERVDSERLGGPEPHSNRSGVVHLTTDDDASALTEARRLVRLLGHQGRISPDDVSPGRLDALVPGSTDRVYDVQPVVRALLDAPGVELHARWAPNLVTTLGRFAGRTVGVVANNPLRLGGCLDAAGAEKAARFVRMCDALGLPLIVLVDAPGYLPGVDQEWDGLVRRGAKLLHAFAESVVPRVTLVTRRAFGGAYIAMNSRALGATAVFAWPDAEIAVMGAGATVDVLERKRLNAAPPGERAALRERLMREQTERSAGMDRAHEIGVVDAVITPAETRRRIAEAIAAAPAGRGEHGNIPL comes from the coding sequence ATGCAGGACGCAGCCGTCGATCATCGAGATCCCGAATCGCGGCTGCGGGCGTTCTTCGACCGGGGCACCACGCGTCTGCTGGTGCCCCGGGACGACTCCGGTGTGCTCTTCGCCCGTGGTGACGTCGACGGCGCCACGGCCATCGCGTTCGCCACCGACGCCACCCGGATGGGCGGCGCGCTCGGCATCGAGGGCTGCTCACGGATCGTCGCGGCGATCGACCGGGCGGTCCGCGAGCGGCTGCCGGTCACCGGTCTCTGGCACTCCGGCGGCGCGCGTCTCGCCGAAGGCGTCGTCGGCCTCGACGGCGTCGGCCAGATCTTCGCGGCGATCGTCCGCGCCTCCGGCCGGGTGCCGCAGATCTCCGTGGTCCTCGGTCCGTCGGCCGGCGGCGCCGCCTACGGCCCCGCGCTCACCGACATCGTGATCATGAGCGAGGCCGGCCGGATCTTCGCGACCGGCCCGGAAGTGGTCCGCAGCGTCACCGGCGAACGGGTCGACTCCGAGCGGCTCGGCGGCCCGGAACCGCACAGCAACCGCTCCGGCGTCGTGCACCTCACCACGGACGACGACGCGTCGGCTCTCACCGAGGCCCGCCGGCTGGTCCGGCTGCTCGGCCACCAGGGCCGGATCTCCCCCGACGACGTGTCCCCGGGACGGCTCGACGCCCTCGTCCCCGGCTCCACGGACCGGGTCTACGACGTACAGCCGGTGGTCCGGGCCCTGCTCGACGCGCCAGGTGTGGAACTGCACGCCCGATGGGCACCGAACCTGGTCACCACGCTGGGCCGCTTCGCCGGCCGTACCGTCGGTGTGGTCGCCAACAACCCGCTGCGCCTCGGCGGCTGCCTGGACGCGGCCGGCGCCGAGAAGGCGGCCCGGTTCGTCCGGATGTGCGACGCGCTGGGCCTGCCGCTGATCGTGCTGGTCGACGCGCCCGGCTACCTGCCCGGCGTGGACCAGGAGTGGGACGGGCTGGTGCGCCGCGGCGCCAAACTGCTGCACGCCTTCGCCGAGTCGGTGGTGCCCCGGGTCACCCTGGTGACCCGGCGGGCGTTCGGTGGCGCGTACATCGCGATGAACTCGCGGGCGCTCGGCGCGACCGCGGTCTTCGCCTGGCCGGACGCCGAGATCGCGGTGATGGGCGCCGGCGCGACGGTCGACGTCCTGGAACGCAAGCGGCTGAACGCCGCGCCGCCCGGGGAGCGCGCCGCGCTCCGCGAGCGGCTGATGCGGGAGCAGACCGAGAGGTCCGCCGGGATGGACCGGGCTCACGAGATCGGCGTGGTGGACGCCGTCATCACGCCGGCCGAGACCCGCCGCCGGATCGCCGAGGCGATCGCCGCCGCGCCCGCCGGTCGCGGCGAGCACGGCAACATCCCGCTCTAG
- a CDS encoding HelD family protein, which produces MSDATVLQQEIAVEQEHVDRVYARLDELRRDASRAEKEGYRLAGVGTFGALVERDAMVFHAARRRHALDTEYEGLVFGRLDLKTEATHYVGRMGIRDEDSKPLVVDWRAPAAAAFYRATPADPLGVVRRRMIQSSRERVTGIEDDLLDPDAAPADMRVVGDGALLASLAKATGRGMRDIVATIQREQDEAIRSPASGVTIVTGGPGTGKTAVALHRAAYLLYSDRSRFAGGGILVVGPSGVFVEYIATVLPSLGEETATLRSLGSLVPGYDATRVDAGDVAAIKGSLRMRRVLERASHDAVPNGPSELRLLYRGTLLRLDSAALDKIRRQALPRGARRNEVRGHGFDRVFDALWAQARDHKVTGLPEKREFEAELADRNDFREFLKAWWPRFTPMRVLRWLADPGRLRAYATGVLSRDEIATLQGSFDALDAEGPTIADVALLDELDELMGRPRKPAKKSKNPFHVRDGIQEVSTYADRQAAARAQQVQREEDYREYAHIVVDESQDVSPMQWRMIGRRGSYASWTIVGDPAQTAWSGDPEELDRARDRALGSRKRASYALTTNYRNSSEIFAVAASVIRKIMPDLPLPSAVRSTGVDPADVVTTVTALPEAVRELTEKQLAEVDGTIGVIMPVPRRDEVAGWVAGLPERVQVVTALEAKGMEYDAVVLVEPAQIAVDRAGIRTLYVALSRATQRLTTVGTNPGWL; this is translated from the coding sequence TTGAGCGACGCCACCGTCCTGCAACAGGAGATCGCGGTCGAGCAGGAGCACGTGGACCGGGTTTACGCCCGTCTCGACGAGCTCCGCCGGGACGCCTCCCGGGCCGAGAAGGAGGGCTACCGGCTGGCCGGCGTGGGCACGTTCGGCGCCCTCGTCGAGCGCGACGCGATGGTCTTCCACGCGGCCCGCCGCCGGCACGCCCTGGACACCGAGTACGAAGGGCTCGTCTTCGGCCGTCTCGACCTGAAGACCGAGGCCACCCACTACGTCGGCCGGATGGGCATCCGCGACGAGGACTCCAAGCCCCTGGTGGTGGACTGGCGCGCCCCGGCCGCCGCGGCGTTCTACCGGGCCACTCCGGCCGACCCGCTGGGCGTGGTGCGCCGCCGCATGATCCAGTCCAGCCGGGAGCGGGTCACCGGGATCGAGGACGACCTGCTCGACCCGGACGCCGCTCCTGCGGACATGCGGGTGGTCGGGGACGGCGCGCTGCTGGCCAGCCTGGCGAAAGCCACCGGCCGAGGCATGCGCGACATCGTCGCGACCATCCAGCGCGAGCAGGACGAGGCGATCCGCTCCCCCGCCTCCGGCGTCACGATCGTCACCGGCGGCCCGGGCACCGGCAAGACCGCGGTGGCCCTGCACCGCGCGGCGTACCTGCTCTACTCGGACCGCAGCCGGTTCGCCGGCGGTGGCATCCTGGTGGTCGGCCCGTCCGGGGTCTTCGTGGAGTACATCGCGACCGTGCTGCCCTCGCTCGGCGAGGAGACGGCGACGCTGCGCTCGCTCGGGTCGCTGGTGCCCGGCTACGACGCCACCCGGGTCGACGCCGGCGACGTCGCGGCGATCAAGGGGTCGCTGCGGATGCGGCGCGTGCTCGAGCGTGCCTCGCACGACGCCGTGCCGAACGGACCGTCCGAGCTGCGCCTGCTCTACCGGGGAACGCTGCTGCGGCTGGACTCCGCGGCGCTCGACAAGATCCGGCGGCAGGCGCTGCCGCGGGGCGCGCGCCGCAACGAGGTTCGCGGGCACGGCTTCGACCGGGTCTTCGACGCGCTCTGGGCGCAGGCTCGCGACCACAAGGTCACCGGCCTGCCGGAGAAGCGCGAGTTCGAGGCGGAACTGGCCGACCGCAACGACTTCCGGGAGTTCCTCAAGGCGTGGTGGCCGCGGTTCACCCCGATGCGGGTGCTGCGCTGGCTGGCCGATCCGGGACGGCTCCGGGCGTACGCCACGGGCGTCCTCTCCCGGGACGAGATCGCGACGCTGCAGGGCTCGTTCGACGCGCTGGACGCCGAGGGACCGACGATCGCTGACGTCGCGCTGCTGGACGAGCTGGACGAGCTGATGGGCCGGCCGCGCAAGCCTGCCAAGAAGTCCAAGAACCCGTTCCACGTCCGGGACGGGATCCAGGAGGTCAGCACGTACGCGGATCGTCAGGCGGCGGCCCGCGCGCAGCAGGTGCAGCGCGAGGAGGACTACCGGGAGTACGCGCACATCGTGGTGGACGAGTCCCAGGACGTGTCCCCGATGCAGTGGCGGATGATCGGGCGCCGGGGGTCGTACGCGTCCTGGACGATCGTCGGTGACCCGGCGCAGACCGCCTGGTCGGGTGACCCGGAGGAGCTGGACCGGGCCCGGGACCGCGCGCTCGGCTCGCGCAAACGCGCCAGCTACGCGCTGACCACGAACTACCGGAACTCGTCGGAGATCTTCGCGGTGGCCGCGTCGGTGATCCGCAAGATCATGCCGGATCTGCCGCTGCCGTCGGCGGTCCGCAGCACCGGTGTCGACCCGGCCGACGTGGTGACCACCGTGACCGCGCTGCCCGAGGCGGTCCGGGAGCTGACCGAGAAACAGCTCGCCGAGGTGGACGGCACGATCGGCGTGATCATGCCGGTGCCGCGCCGGGACGAGGTGGCCGGCTGGGTGGCCGGGCTGCCGGAGCGGGTGCAGGTGGTGACCGCGCTGGAGGCCAAGGGCATGGAGTACGACGCCGTCGTGCTGGTCGAGCCGGCGCAGATCGCAGTCGACCGGGCCGGGATCCGCACCCTGTACGTGGCGCTGTCGCGGGCGACGCAACGGCTCACCACGGTGGGCACGAATCCCGGCTGGCTGTAG